The Naumovozyma castellii chromosome 4, complete genome genome contains a region encoding:
- the MET13 gene encoding methylenetetrahydrofolate reductase (NAD(P)H) MET13 (ancestral locus Anc_6.122), whose amino-acid sequence MRITEKLQAHQRESDKPTFSFEYFVPKTTQGVQNLYDRMDRMYEASLPQFIDVTWNAGGGRLSQLSTDLVATAQSVLGLETCMHLTCTNMPVSQIDDALKSAYDSGCQNILALRGDPPINSTKWEAVEGGFNYAKDLIKYIRSKYGDHFDIGVAGYPERHPEEEDELLNLKYLKEKIDAGGNFIITQMFYDVDNFIEWCKKVRAYGIDVPIIPGIMPITTYNAFLRRAQWGEINIPKEFIEQLDPIKENDELVREIGTKLIVKMCKKLLQSGYVTHLHIYTMNLEKAPLLILDQLGLLPTEGEYNKAQVAMLPWRKSLNPKRKNEEVRPIFWQRRPYSYVARTSQWALDEFPNGRFGDSSSPAFGDLDLCGSSLIRQSPKRSLEIWSTPTSLDEIAKLVINYLNGRVQCLPWSDTPIDHEVDSMIKNLVQLNNKLIITINSQPQINGIRSNDPIHGWGPKDGYVYQKQYLEFLLPREKLPKLEAELKDNEMLTYFAVDSKGTLTSNHPDGSRANAVTWGIFPGREVLQPTIVEKVSFLAWKEEFYYILQEWELNFQENEKLESAHFLQHLIDDFVLVNIVDNDYVSKEDHIFALLMDL is encoded by the coding sequence ATGAGAATCACAGAAAAGTTGCAAGCCCATCAACGGGAATCAGACAAGCCAACCTTCTCCTTCGAGTACTTCGTCCCCAAGACCACCCAGGGGGTGCAAAACCTGTATGATAGAATGGATAGAATGTACGAGGCATCCCTTCCTCAATTCATCGACGTCACATGGAACGCCGGTGGAGGTCGTCTCTCGCAATTATCCACCGATTTGGTCGCTACAGCCCAATCCGTCCTTGGTTTGGAAACGTGCATGCATTTGACTTGTACTAATATGCCCGTGAGTCAAATTGATGATGCCTTGAAGAGCGCCTACGATTCAGGTTGTCAAAATATACTGGCTTTGAGGGGGGACCCACCTATAAATTCCACTAAATGGGAAGCTGTGGAAGGTGGATTCAATTACGCAAAGGATTTGATTAAGTATATTAGATCCAAATATGGTGACCATTTCGATATCGGGGTCGCTGGTTATCCCGAGAGACATCCGgaggaagaggatgaattgttgaatttgaaatatttgaaagaaaaaattgatgCCGGTGGGAACTTCATTATTACTCAAATGTTTTATGATGTGGATAACTTTATTGAATGGTGTAAGAAAGTGAGAGCATACGGTATTGATGTGCCTATTATCCCAGGGATTATGCCCATTACCACATATAATGCCTTCTTAAGAAGAGCTCAATGGGGGGAAATTAATATTCCAAAGGAATTCATTGAACAATTAGATCCaataaaggaaaatgatgaattagtTCGTGAAATTGGTACCAAATTAATCGTTAAGATGTgtaagaaattattacaaaGTGGGTACGTCACTCATTTACATATTTATACCATGAATTTAGAAAAGGCTCCATTGTTAATCCTAGATCAATTAGGTTTATTACCCACGGAGGGTGAATACAATAAAGCTCAAGTAGCCATGTTACCATGGAGAAAATCTTTGAACCCGAAGCGTAAAAACGAAGAAGTGAGACCAATCTTTTGGCAACGTAGACCATATTCATACGTGGCAAGAACATCACAATGGGCTCTGGATGAATTCCCCAATGGGAGATTTGGTGATTCTTCCTCTCCTGCCTTTGGTGATTTAGATCTTTGCGgttcttcattaattagACAATCTCCAAAGAGATCTTTGGAAATATGGTCAACACCAACATCTTTAGATGAAATCGCCAAGTTAGTAATTAATTATCTAAATGGGAGAGTCCAATGTCTACCATGGAGTGATACACCAATTGATCATGAAGTGGACTCCATGATTAAGAATTTGgttcaattgaacaataaattaattattacTATAAATTCTCAACCACAAATTAACGGTATTAGATCCAATGATCCAATCCACGGTTGGGGTCCCAAAGATGGTTACGTTTATCAAAAgcaatatttggaattcCTCTTACCAAGAGAAAAATTACCCAAATTGGAAgcagaattgaaagataaCGAAATGTTAACTTATTTCGCCGTAGACTCAAAGGGTACTTTAACTTCTAATCATCCTGATGGGTCTAGAGCTAATGCTGTCACATGGGGGATCTTCCCCGGTAGAGAAGTACTTCAACCAACCATTGTCGAAAAAGTTTCATTCTTAGCATGGAAGGAAGAATTCTACTATATCTTGCAAGAATGGGAACTgaatttccaagaaaatgaaaaattagaaaGTGCTCATTTCTTACAACATTTGATTGACGACTTCGTCCTTGTCAATATTGTCGATAACGATTACGTGTCCAAAGAAGATCATATTTTCGCATTACTAATGGATTTATGA